The Oreochromis aureus strain Israel breed Guangdong linkage group 7, ZZ_aureus, whole genome shotgun sequence region AAGAAAactgtttaaagtaaaaaaaaaaaaacaaaaacgataaaataaatataaactctGTTTGAGCTAAGTATTAGCTCTCATATGGCTCATTTATTAACAACAAAGAACCTTAAAACGTGTTTTTAGGTTAATAGGGATAATATATCCATAAGCACTCCAAGGGGAAGAAATACAGGTGTGGCGCTGTTTCTTAAGTTAAAATGTCCAGTTGAAATTGGAgagtttaaatgaaacatgaaacacatTCACATGAAAATATCTGGTAGTATTTCCTAAATGTATATTTAACTGCAAAGCATTGGAAAGAGATAATCAAATATCGTGTAGCTCTGATCATTTTCTGCTCGATACACTAGGTGGAAGCAGCGATTTCTAATCCAAGGTACCTCAACCAAAGAAGAAGCACAGAGGCGAGCGATCCTTTGCAACTGACGGTGAGTAAAGTCCTGAAAAATCAAGCcacgttttaatttttcagaaatcagAGAAGGTATATTTGAAGATATTCTGAAACACACccggatttttaaaatgaaataggCTCGCGGAAACCGCCGGTggtttgaatggttttctaagtCTAGTTACATCGCTAACGTAGCTAGCATAGTAACCATAGTAACTGTGATACCGGTTGTCGAATACTGTAGTTAAAGCTACAGTAAGGTTGTCGATTCGTGCTAAGAAACTCTaatttgtggtttttatggTCTTGGCAGATGAAGaacagcagttaaaaaaaagaatctccGACGATTATATTTTATAGAGCAGAACTGAATGTAGTCCGCCCCAATCagtaaagctatttttgctAGGCTTTTGGGCAAGTGCACCTCGTGGACGTTTTCGTCCTCCAGAAATTAACAATTTTCCCTATAATCGGATATCCCTAAATCCGATATCCATCATAAGTCTTGTCTAAAGTAAAGTATTCCTGCCTCGTCTCGAGACTCTGGAAGTGTTGCGCTGCAGTGGAGGTCCTGGAGGGGGTGTAAGAGCCGAGACGTTCATGATTAAGaactcttctgcttgttttgacAATATTTATGGCCCACAGTGTCAACATTTAGATTACAAtgtataaaatacataaaacccactgaaaaatacataataatacAAGTTGTATATCGAAATTTCTAAAAAGATACAGAGATTTGTCTGCGTCAGATTTGATTTATTAGGTAAATTCCTCTTGAAcctaatttttatttttctactgCACAGCATTTCCTGGTTCAGTGTTACGTACAGTTCAAATGACGTGTCTAACATATATAAATGAGTTCCCTGCTGTACACTGCAGGCAGTGGGTCTGTTTTACTTATTTGACAAAGATCTGAGCATTTTCCTGTTATTTCTGCCCATTTGTTAAACAATAATCTCGGTTTCATCAAGTAAACGTTTTTTCTccgaaaaaaaaacccatggtTTGCATACTATATATTTATTGCCATGCTTTAATAATTAATGTTGTTTAATGGAAAAATATTCACTAAGCATTGTTGTTATAGATGTTGTTCAATACAGTATGGTTCAATAGCTTTTGGGTAAACAGTTTTCTAGTGTGGAAACCAATCGATCTGTAAACCAAAATAATATTTCTCTACTCTCTAACCTACATAATTTATCATAGATTTGATTTTCTTACTTTGCTTGTAAGGATCTATCACATTGCCAAGATTTCTGTGATCCTCAGAAAAGCTGGATTTGGATTTCCTTTGAAATGCCGTCTCCAAACCCTCAACtacactaattttttttttgtcattacaTGATCAGTCAAAGTCAAACCTCGATTTCCTTGGAACCCTCTCTAACCTAGTGTGGCTCCTGTTTCCACATATATAAAAAAGACAAGCAGCCACGCCTCTGAGTCAGATATTGTTAACATTGTTCATCATCATTACTGCTTTCTCACTTAGGCAGGATCTAACAGTGTCTACAGTTATGCCCTCTCATTGCTTATCTAAGCAGTCAGGTCAACTTCCAACCCATGAAGTTCTAGATCCCTTAATTAAATCATGGCCCGCCAGCCATCCCAAGTCTACCAACCATATATCTGATTTGGCAGTCGAGACCTGTCTAGTTAATTGTCTCTATATCCTCTGAAAGGCTTTTAAGTGTCTGCCAAGCACAGAAGGCCATGGTAGATTTATCCTGACACCTTTCCTACACTGCATGCAACACTAATGTTTAAATACCGCTTTACAGCGAGCCAGTATGTTGTGTGTAAATCCaaagtgtgttttaattagGAGggttcatgtttaaaaaaataaaaatactgggTTTGTatatattatgtatttatttattgcaggcCACAGTTTAaattctgactttttaaaatttcagccTGTGCTCATTCCTGGGAGAAAGGATGCCGCCAATGGGGCACTTACACATGGAACATGTCCTGCAGGCAGTCAGTGTCCTGGAGGCGGTCATCCTTCGCAGTTTTGGCCCTGAAGGAGGACAGGTGCTGTTCACACGAGACACAGGACAGGCGATGTTGAGCCGCAGTGGGACACGCATTCTCACGGCACTACATCTGGAGCATCCGTTGGCCAGGTTAACAGTCAGACATTTACTTGAATGATTATACACATTTTTCTAGGTTTAACTTCTTGGTGacgtgtttgtgtgttcctCATTTTAGGATGGTGGTGGAGTGTGTCTGGAAGCATAGCTCTTCAACAGGCGATGGATCCAAAACCTTTATCCTGCTGCTGGCATCATTGCTACGGTTGATTCATGCAGCAGCCAGCAAGGAGTCTAATGTGTCTCACTCTTATAACTCAACAAAAGCAGCAGAGGCTGCCACTGCCAGACACTTGGCTGACAAACTGCTAGCATTTGGGTTGAAGGAGTTGGATGAGCTCATTGCTACGGGAGTGGTCCCTTATGGAGGCTGCATTTCGTGGGAAGATTTCACTGTGGAAGGACAAACGCCGTCTCTCACAAACAATCTCTGTGTTCAAAAGTTGCTAAGATCATTTTTTCACACACGCTGTGGTTACACGCACTGTGACTTCAGTAGTCACCTCACATGTGAGCTGCTCAGTCACTGGAAGTTTAAAAATCAACTACCttcattttctctgcagcttGTAAGCGACTACTTCCCTGCCCTCCATACACCTGTGTCTGGCTTTCCTGTCCGCTCTTCACGTTTAATCAAGGGGCAGGTAATCCACAGGGACTTTGCCACGCCACCGCTTAAGACTGACCACCAGCCAGTTAAAGCTGTAGTTCTCACCGGGTCGCTGCAACCAACATTGCTCAACACAGGAGACGTGCTTGAGTTGGGATATGGAGGCAGAATGAAGGAGGAGAGAAGTATTTTACTCTTTAGCTCCTGGATGGAAAGCTCACTGCAGGGTGTTATTGCGAAGCTGCAGTCTTTGGGTGTTTGTGTGCTTCTGTCTGCAGTAAAACAGTCTGCTGCTGTCCTGGCTTTAGCCACACAGGCAGAGATGTGCCTTGTGGAGTGTGTCAGTGAAGATGAACTTTCTCTGTTTTCCCAGCTAAGTGGAACTACCCCAATCTGGGACTGTTCGATGATTGAATCAGAGCACGTAGCCACACTGGCTTTTTGCCGGCCGATACAGCTCGGAGCCCACAGGTATAAAAACACACTTCGTCTTGAGTAATGTAGTGTACACGTATAATGTTATAGATAGCAACAGGAAGTTTAGCATTATCTGTAATCTCCAAAACAGGAGttaatgctgttttgtttttttttactgtatggGTTTTGTCTCTTCCACAGGTATGTCCATGTGGCTTTCCAGGACTCGGAAGAAAGAATCACCATCAAACCCTGCAGTCTGATCATCTGTGCCCCAGGGGAAGGACAGATTGAACAGTATGCATGTGCTTTACAAGATGCCATTCGCATGCTACTTAGAATGTGGGAACCCATGCATGCAGCTGCAACCACAACATCAAAGAGAACCCTGCAGTCGCATAAAAGCGCATCTTTACATACAGATAATCTGACTGAGCAAACCACATACAGATCCACCGCTATACAGCCCATTCAAAAGTGTGTGTTAAAGTCAGGCTGTGTTATATCTGCTGGTGGGTTATTTGAGCTTCTCTTACACCATGCCCTCCTACAACATGGACATAGTTGCTCAGTTTCTCCTGACCTAAATATAGATGCTTCTGTTTCCCAGCTCTTGGCAAATGCCCTACTGAGCGTGCCTCAAAAGATTTACTCTCACAGTCCACGCCATTTCCTGGAGTCTCAAAGAAGGGTCATAAGTTTTCTAAGTAAGTTTCCAAATTATTCCCACCCTCTTACCCTTGTATATAAACGAGAAAGTACTATAAGCCCTATACAGGCCGAAGGGCCTCTGGGGGATGGTAAACTAAGCTTGCATTGTTGTAGAGAGGGTGACAAATTTTCAAAAGTTTCAGAGTTGGACCTGGGCCTTGAATCTGTCTCTTGTAAATACCAGCTACTTCTTGCCGTATTGCAATGTGTCGCAAGTCTCCTTAAGGTGGACACTGTCCTGCCTACACACACTGCTTTACACACACAGTCACGCAGACTCGCCAGGACTTCCTGGGAGGGCACAGAGGACGAAGGCGAGGACTGAGATTGTGTCTTAGTTAAGATAAAAGCCATAAACATATTTTCTCTCAGTGCTCCCTCATGTTGAAGATGGAGTAAATACTTAGCACTTTAATACATTTTTGGCACAGTGATTTTTCTATACCCACAAGATATATCCAACTATCtgtccattctcttccactaacCCTTGTCAGGGTCACGGGGGAactggagcctgtcccagctacCATAGAACAGGAGGCAGGGGACACCCtgaacaggtcgccagtctgttgcagggctacatacatagagacagaaaaccattcaCACTTACATTCAAACCTATAGACAGTTTAGAATgatcaattaacctaaccccactaactgcatgtcttgaCTGcatgactgtgggaggaagccggagaacctggagagaacccctccaaacacaaggagaacatgcaaaaccACCTGCCAGAGATGAGATCAAGAAAATTTAGATCAAGGAAATTTAGAGAGGATGGGTGTAGTAGACCACTACCTATAAAAGTAGGGGCCCCAGAGGGTCTGGTGGGCTTGCCTTTGGTTGTATTCAAGTCTGTCTGTCTATCGCTTAACCACAGCATGGGGTACTTTTTGTCCATTTTTCATCTATGCTCCAATTAGTATGCTCTTGACACGTCTGGTGAGGGAGAGAAAAACTGACAAACGAACCGAAACTGGGGAAAAGCTAAGGATAACAAATAACCTGTGGATGGAAACATGGGCAAGGGATGAGGAACCAGCAGACATGGGGAAACAGGCAGAAGAAACACAGCGATGCACAAGGAACGACACGCAGACAGACCAGCAAGGAGCAGAAGGAAGcacacactaaatatacacacaagGTAACGAGGGAAATGcacaacaggagggagacacagctgaacctaattagACATGACGAGGCAGGGAGGAAGTAAAACAGAATATGCTGACAAAGGacaaggactatcaaaataaaacaggaagcttgACAGAGGAAATTCAAAAAAACTAGAGGTGGGACACAGGGAAGACGTACTGACAGAGGACACCAACTCTAGACATATAAGCTAAAACGCAGCGACTGGGGAGACATGGGCAACAGAGACTTAACACAGGCAAGGATAAGGGAAGAAGAACTAAGATCACTAAGACTTCAGAAATAAAGATAATCAAACCCAGGAATACAATACTCAAACATATTAACACAGAACCTGAAACACAACCGTGGCAGCTTTCCCTCTTAAACCACAGCCTTCCCTTAGTGTCTTAAATAATCTTTTCCTGTGATTCCTGTCATGAAGCTGTGTCTCCATGTTTTTTTGCGTGTTTTGGTTTAGAAAAACTTGAGTTTATTCTAATGTACTAATATAATTCTATTATTATGATATAGCAAgtttcagttagctttgcacaaaaatagcGAGTAGAAATGTCATTGAAATATCTAATTTTACTCTCTTTACTATTTTGAGTAGATTGCAGAGCCTGTACTTTTCACCTTTATGTAAGTAAAcaagttgaatcagtacttcagaGTTTACTGGAGCATTTGTTAATACTAGTATCTGTAATCTGCTGCtcagataaataaaatgttttatttcaaaaaataaaattgacttTCCTTTTTAACCTGACCTGTATTCTCTTTTTCACTAAATATTTCTTATTACTTGTTGTAGTGTGAGCTAGAAATAAAGGCTGGGCGATGTGAGGAAAATCTATTATCGCAATAATTTTTTGGCTATATCATGTCTGATCTCCTTGTTCTCTTCTTCATCTCTAGGTTTGTGCTCCCTGGCCCGACtttgtcctcctctttctcaCACGCTGCTGAATTTATCCTGGTGTGTCAGAGGTGGAAAGCCATAAAAATGAACTATAAATAGAACTGAAACTTTTTTGgttgttatttaattattgAATTCTGTGGGGTGGAGGCGTAAAAGAGCTCATGTTATTTAATTAAGTGGTACTAGCAAACATAGGGAACATACAAACATCTGCAGCCATGCAGCTGCACTGCTTTTAAAGTTGAGTGAGGATGGgaagaacagacaaagaaaccacatgctcaaaaataaacaataaattgaCCTCCCcaaagggattaataaagttctatTCTATGCTCTACGTTAGAGACCTGTTTTAATTCGGATAAGTCCCTCTGAGAGTAAAGGCAATCTCCAGCAGGTCTGAGGTAAGGAAACAAAGTACACTAATGTAGTTATAACATAATGAGAcgttatagatatatatgtaatTATCGTTATATTGAGCAGGCTACTGCCCACActaaactgtgactatcaccaggcAATCTGGGGTGTTTCCTAAATCACTAGCAGGTGCGAAACTTCTGACAGAGTGAACAGGATGTATGCAGGTAAACTCCAGATTGACACGAGCTGATCGGTGGAGTCGTGGGGAAAATATTGGCTTGTGATCTACGttacagaaagacagagagaggtacAACACCAGATGGAAGGCTTTTTATTTACACACTAATTTTCAGCaaattcaaagcaaatgaaacgaaacacaaaatgtatttttatttcat contains the following coding sequences:
- the bbs10 gene encoding Bardet-Biedl syndrome 10 protein; the protein is MPPMGHLHMEHVLQAVSVLEAVILRSFGPEGGQVLFTRDTGQAMLSRSGTRILTALHLEHPLARMVVECVWKHSSSTGDGSKTFILLLASLLRLIHAAASKESNVSHSYNSTKAAEAATARHLADKLLAFGLKELDELIATGVVPYGGCISWEDFTVEGQTPSLTNNLCVQKLLRSFFHTRCGYTHCDFSSHLTCELLSHWKFKNQLPSFSLQLVSDYFPALHTPVSGFPVRSSRLIKGQVIHRDFATPPLKTDHQPVKAVVLTGSLQPTLLNTGDVLELGYGGRMKEERSILLFSSWMESSLQGVIAKLQSLGVCVLLSAVKQSAAVLALATQAEMCLVECVSEDELSLFSQLSGTTPIWDCSMIESEHVATLAFCRPIQLGAHRYVHVAFQDSEERITIKPCSLIICAPGEGQIEQFVLPGPTLSSSFSHAAEFILVCQRWKAIKMNYK